A genomic region of Halostagnicola larsenii XH-48 contains the following coding sequences:
- a CDS encoding HpcH/HpaI aldolase family protein translates to MDQRNSFREQVENGTPVYGARSSLFSPTVIEIYGELGFDFVWLDFEHMGPSPYDSTVFEELTRAAEVADIELFVRLPSGHPPLVRKVLDTGVRNILIPRVDTANEIREAVKASRFVYEGEPGERGMASGRSRTWGFADDYVATEDDAVYIGAMIEKTTAIDELEEILSVPELGFVFIGPSDLSVQMGHPTDKTHPDVIEQISEIETACRSADVPMGKIENDPDDVQKAVDDGYRIIRTGGDISSIRSTLESHLEKLEK, encoded by the coding sequence ATGGATCAGAGAAACAGTTTTCGAGAACAGGTAGAAAATGGAACCCCCGTCTATGGTGCACGCTCCTCACTATTTTCACCGACGGTTATCGAAATTTACGGCGAGTTAGGTTTCGATTTCGTCTGGCTGGACTTCGAGCACATGGGGCCGAGCCCATACGACAGTACCGTCTTCGAGGAACTCACACGAGCGGCGGAAGTTGCGGACATCGAACTGTTCGTTCGGCTCCCATCGGGCCATCCACCACTCGTCAGAAAGGTGCTCGATACGGGCGTCCGAAATATCTTGATCCCACGGGTCGATACCGCCAATGAGATTCGAGAGGCGGTGAAAGCGAGTCGGTTCGTCTACGAGGGTGAACCAGGTGAAAGAGGCATGGCAAGCGGCCGATCCCGAACGTGGGGCTTCGCCGATGACTACGTAGCGACTGAAGATGATGCGGTCTATATCGGAGCGATGATCGAGAAGACGACCGCAATCGACGAACTGGAAGAGATCCTTTCCGTTCCGGAGCTCGGCTTCGTCTTCATCGGCCCTTCAGACCTCTCTGTCCAGATGGGACATCCAACAGACAAGACTCATCCGGACGTTATAGAGCAGATCAGCGAAATCGAAACTGCTTGTCGATCGGCCGATGTTCCCATGGGGAAAATCGAGAACGACCCGGATGACGTGCAGAAAGCGGTTGACGATGGATACCGGATCATTCGAACGGGCGGTGATATCTCCTCGATCCGTTCGACACTCGAGAGTCACCTCGAGAAACTCGAGAAGTGA
- a CDS encoding aldehyde dehydrogenase family protein, with the protein MANDITIDDNWNELYINGDWVPSQDGSTLSVEDPSTREKLTEVPSATEADIDAAYEAAAAAQEDWGEQPPAHRQAVVQQLIQTLQEHSEDIIELLAHEVGGSRIMGETSIQIATDHASEAATLPRRMKGEYADSNIPGKENHVKREPKGVVTVISPWNFPLNLSMRAVAPAIAAGNSVVLKPSTNSPITGGLLFGKLFEETDLPDGVLNVVTGRGSEIGDAVASHPESDVVSFTGSTEVGQHVAGLAAENLAVPAMELGGNNAFVVTGDADLDRAIDSATFGSFVHQGQVCISINRHIVHEDIYDEYVERLVERAEELRVGSAHEEDTAVGPIIDESQRDEMLEYVTETTEAGATLETGGATVDLEGAEDSLVVEPTVLSDVTNDMAAACNEHFGPIAPVIPFSDIDEAIEIANDTEYGLSGAVHADDLEVAKDIADRMETGNVHINDQPINDEAHVPFSGIGASGVGTYNSDAFLHEITETKWVSIQHQPREYPL; encoded by the coding sequence ATGGCGAACGACATCACAATCGACGATAACTGGAACGAGCTTTATATCAACGGCGACTGGGTTCCGAGCCAAGACGGGAGCACTCTATCCGTCGAGGATCCCTCTACCCGTGAGAAACTGACGGAAGTACCCTCCGCTACGGAAGCGGATATCGATGCGGCCTATGAAGCTGCAGCCGCTGCTCAAGAAGACTGGGGTGAACAACCACCTGCCCATCGGCAAGCGGTTGTCCAGCAGCTCATACAGACCCTCCAGGAACACAGTGAGGATATAATCGAGTTACTCGCACACGAAGTCGGAGGCTCACGTATTATGGGCGAAACTTCGATTCAGATCGCAACCGATCATGCTTCCGAAGCAGCGACGCTGCCGCGGCGAATGAAAGGCGAGTACGCCGATTCTAACATCCCTGGAAAGGAGAACCACGTCAAACGTGAGCCGAAAGGCGTCGTTACGGTGATTTCGCCGTGGAACTTCCCGCTGAACCTCTCGATGCGCGCTGTTGCACCTGCAATCGCAGCGGGCAACAGTGTCGTTCTCAAGCCTTCCACGAACTCCCCAATTACGGGAGGGCTGTTGTTCGGCAAACTCTTCGAAGAAACCGACCTCCCGGACGGCGTCCTGAACGTCGTAACGGGGCGGGGGTCCGAAATCGGCGACGCTGTTGCCAGCCATCCGGAGAGCGATGTCGTCTCGTTCACCGGGTCTACGGAAGTTGGCCAGCACGTCGCGGGGCTCGCAGCCGAAAACTTGGCAGTACCAGCGATGGAACTCGGGGGGAACAATGCATTCGTGGTCACTGGCGACGCCGACCTCGATCGCGCTATCGACAGCGCGACCTTCGGATCGTTCGTTCACCAAGGGCAGGTCTGTATTTCCATCAATCGCCATATCGTCCACGAAGACATCTACGACGAGTACGTTGAACGTCTCGTTGAACGCGCCGAAGAGCTACGGGTGGGAAGCGCACACGAAGAGGATACAGCCGTTGGCCCAATTATCGACGAGTCACAGCGCGACGAGATGCTGGAGTATGTAACGGAAACTACTGAAGCCGGTGCGACGTTAGAAACGGGCGGAGCAACTGTCGATCTCGAGGGAGCCGAAGACTCGCTCGTGGTCGAGCCAACGGTGCTCTCAGACGTCACAAACGACATGGCGGCTGCGTGCAACGAGCACTTCGGCCCAATTGCACCCGTGATTCCGTTCAGTGACATCGACGAAGCCATCGAAATCGCCAACGATACCGAGTATGGCCTCTCCGGTGCCGTTCATGCCGATGACCTGGAAGTCGCGAAGGATATTGCAGACCGCATGGAGACCGGAAACGTTCACATCAACGACCAACCCATCAACGATGAAGCCCACGTGCCGTTCAGCGGTATCGGCGCCTCCGGCGTGGGGACCTACAACAGCGACGCGTTCCTTCACGAAATCACGGAGACGAAGTGGGTCTCGATTCAGCATCAGCCTCGAGAGTATCCACTCTAA
- a CDS encoding VOC family protein — MIGEIDHIEIEASDAEETAAFLKKLGYEELRKTEHHGESVELQPGGETEGPIFEIHTVEGEEVPGINHIAFNVENIEEITDQLETEEVDSIVGPYDVEATDRTITNFRDPDGHRFQIVSDDD, encoded by the coding sequence GTGATTGGAGAAATAGATCATATCGAAATCGAAGCGAGCGATGCCGAAGAAACGGCCGCGTTCCTGAAGAAGCTCGGGTACGAAGAACTCCGAAAAACGGAACATCACGGGGAGTCCGTCGAGCTTCAGCCAGGGGGTGAAACCGAGGGACCGATTTTCGAAATCCACACTGTCGAAGGCGAAGAGGTGCCCGGGATCAACCACATCGCATTCAACGTCGAGAATATCGAAGAGATAACCGACCAGCTTGAAACGGAGGAAGTCGATTCGATCGTCGGCCCGTATGACGTCGAAGCAACGGATCGGACAATTACGAACTTCCGAGACCCGGATGGACACCGCTTCCAAATCGTGTCAGACGACGACTAG
- a CDS encoding methyl-accepting chemotaxis protein, whose protein sequence is MTDEQILLRPESDVHETELQEVKAERDFWHDLFNSLVTDFPEPAMVVDDEGMITHWNEAHVELTGITKDQAIGEQAMDVLGTDSVDETLAETIARTGETIREEQIRSANSEDGSWHIRAAGSPLRTPDGESIGAFEYASVVTDLVEQRKELEQAQEDISATIENAVEDLLSAAGTNAEISEEVDELAAEQVDNLSEVRNEMERLSATVEEISASAEEVSGQSETAAELAIDSETATKEIVSIIEDVRAATETLSENSYELERRMEEIDTVVDVIDTIADETNLLAVNANIQAAQIDSGAGGFSVVADEVKELADQSKGEVETIEDIVDDIRKNTTETISSIETTSRRVDEASERAQIVDEKQSAIESAIEEANTGIEQIAGATDDQAATTEEVATMLGRSVDQIETVADQIEILAETNEKQIENVRTVRKEVHELETDL, encoded by the coding sequence ATGACTGATGAGCAGATACTGCTGCGGCCAGAAAGCGACGTCCACGAGACTGAATTACAGGAAGTAAAAGCGGAACGCGATTTTTGGCATGATCTCTTCAATAGCCTTGTCACGGATTTCCCGGAGCCAGCGATGGTCGTCGACGACGAGGGGATGATCACACATTGGAACGAAGCGCATGTCGAACTGACCGGGATAACGAAAGATCAAGCTATCGGAGAGCAGGCGATGGACGTGCTTGGAACTGATAGCGTTGATGAAACATTAGCTGAGACAATTGCTCGAACCGGCGAAACCATTCGCGAAGAGCAGATTCGGTCCGCTAATAGCGAGGATGGGAGTTGGCATATTCGCGCTGCTGGGTCCCCATTGCGCACTCCCGATGGCGAATCGATCGGCGCGTTTGAGTATGCATCCGTTGTGACGGACCTGGTTGAACAGAGAAAGGAGTTAGAACAGGCCCAAGAGGACATTAGTGCCACCATCGAAAACGCCGTTGAAGATCTGCTTTCAGCAGCTGGGACAAATGCGGAAATAAGCGAAGAAGTCGATGAACTTGCTGCGGAGCAAGTCGACAACCTCAGTGAAGTTCGGAACGAAATGGAACGGCTGTCGGCGACCGTCGAAGAGATTTCTGCCAGTGCTGAGGAAGTTAGCGGCCAGAGTGAGACCGCTGCTGAACTGGCTATCGACTCCGAAACGGCGACGAAGGAGATCGTATCGATCATCGAAGACGTCCGGGCTGCTACTGAAACGTTATCAGAAAATAGCTACGAACTCGAACGACGGATGGAAGAAATCGATACAGTCGTCGACGTTATCGATACAATAGCTGATGAAACCAACTTATTAGCCGTGAACGCGAACATCCAAGCAGCACAAATTGATTCAGGTGCAGGGGGATTTAGCGTCGTCGCTGATGAGGTGAAAGAACTGGCCGATCAATCGAAAGGAGAGGTTGAAACGATCGAGGACATCGTCGACGATATTCGGAAAAATACGACCGAAACGATCAGCAGCATCGAGACAACGAGTCGCCGTGTCGATGAGGCGAGTGAACGAGCCCAGATCGTCGACGAGAAGCAATCAGCAATCGAATCCGCTATCGAAGAAGCAAACACCGGAATCGAACAAATCGCAGGAGCTACCGATGATCAAGCGGCGACAACGGAAGAGGTCGCGACTATGCTCGGCAGGTCAGTCGACCAGATCGAGACGGTTGCAGACCAGATCGAGATACTCGCAGAAACCAACGAGAAGCAAATTGAGAACGTTCGAACAGTCCGTAAAGAGGTCCATGAACTCGAAACAGATCTGTGA